A stretch of the Thermococcus celericrescens genome encodes the following:
- a CDS encoding methyltransferase domain-containing protein, translating into MSLEGLYRYARAYMEPDNEGARKRFRELAEFFEKLELPRGGRILDLCAGTGIAGAAAAKATGASRLTVLDARAEDLERVHEWLESAGLSTIPTKVQGDVRKIPGLVEEHDVAVLFGNTMIHFDPFDAVRIFAGVALTLSGDGIFMVEDTDRVYRILYSIGYKEFFVESKGENHTLASVHEGYDVRRGTFKRAYYLLPGFEKVGEFDFHHWDLATQLAIGRIFFGEARLIRPGEHGFTRVGDVLYFKRPRKDIAALVLDDFSGPR; encoded by the coding sequence ATGTCCCTTGAAGGGCTCTACCGTTACGCTAGGGCATATATGGAGCCGGACAATGAGGGGGCGAGAAAAAGGTTCAGGGAACTGGCGGAGTTCTTTGAAAAGCTGGAGCTCCCCAGAGGGGGAAGGATCCTTGACCTGTGCGCCGGCACTGGCATAGCCGGAGCGGCCGCCGCCAAGGCCACTGGAGCGAGCAGGTTAACTGTCCTAGATGCCCGGGCCGAGGACCTCGAAAGGGTTCACGAGTGGCTCGAGTCGGCAGGTCTGAGCACAATACCCACCAAAGTCCAAGGAGATGTGAGGAAAATTCCCGGTCTTGTGGAGGAACACGATGTGGCGGTGCTCTTTGGCAACACCATGATACACTTCGATCCCTTCGACGCGGTCAGGATATTCGCCGGCGTCGCCCTAACACTGAGCGGGGACGGGATCTTCATGGTAGAGGACACCGACAGGGTTTACAGGATATTATACAGCATCGGCTACAAGGAATTCTTCGTCGAGAGCAAGGGAGAAAACCACACCCTCGCCTCCGTCCACGAGGGATACGACGTCAGAAGGGGGACATTCAAAAGAGCCTACTACCTCCTGCCAGGATTTGAGAAAGTGGGGGAGTTCGACTTCCATCACTGGGACCTGGCGACCCAGTTGGCGATCGGGCGGATATTCTTCGGGGAGGCCAGACTGATACGGCCGGGGGAGCACGGATTCACGCGCGTGGGAGACGTCCTCTACTTCAAACGCCCAAGAAAGGACATCGCCGCCCTCGTCCTCGATGACTTCAGCGGTCCGCGCTGA
- a CDS encoding SdpI family protein, which yields MDGYELLRILWAVFLGLGIIAAGVITLTSKGEPGIGFRIGYTYISERARRKANRVSGIGTILTGVFLIILSPFLTFAWLAVVLLLGLGTTMLFAYRTAKREYELEELSKEAPKGPGRKIEPPDLKAYIGLQAAFLGIFALFSTMGSVSKETTLILGGALPLLLALTVLASRPLVFQLAPGFAGIMARKFARALTLVSGLITAEVALAALGYEPGPLGIVFILIISLGVIFYAAFTALTGAYEEGYY from the coding sequence ATGGACGGGTATGAGCTCCTCAGAATCCTCTGGGCGGTCTTCCTCGGCCTCGGTATAATTGCCGCGGGAGTTATTACCCTCACCTCAAAGGGTGAGCCTGGAATAGGGTTCAGGATAGGCTACACCTATATCTCGGAGAGGGCAAGGAGAAAAGCCAACCGCGTTTCCGGAATCGGGACGATCCTCACCGGAGTGTTTCTTATAATCCTCTCGCCGTTTCTGACGTTTGCATGGCTGGCGGTTGTCCTGCTCCTGGGCCTTGGAACAACCATGCTCTTTGCCTATCGGACTGCAAAGCGCGAGTACGAGCTTGAGGAGCTCTCGAAGGAAGCCCCCAAAGGGCCGGGGAGAAAGATAGAGCCTCCCGATCTAAAGGCATACATTGGTCTCCAGGCGGCGTTTCTCGGGATTTTTGCGCTTTTCTCCACAATGGGAAGCGTTTCAAAGGAAACCACACTGATCCTCGGTGGGGCGCTCCCTCTGCTCCTTGCACTGACGGTTCTCGCATCCCGTCCGCTGGTTTTCCAGCTGGCGCCCGGTTTCGCCGGAATCATGGCACGGAAGTTCGCAAGGGCGCTGACCCTTGTCTCAGGCCTAATAACGGCGGAGGTTGCCTTAGCGGCACTCGGTTACGAACCGGGTCCGCTTGGCATCGTGTTCATTCTCATAATCTCGCTCGGTGTTATCTTCTACGCAGCATTCACGGCCCTAACAGGAGCATATGAGGAAGGCTACTACTAA
- a CDS encoding PadR family transcriptional regulator produces MLADRKEKALKKLRKDLRSGLYSYLVLLLLEREEELHGYAIRKRLEELSDGRIVPSEGALYDILKSLKKSGLVGDTWAEVGGRPRKYYSLTKLGREVLSELRTEIGAITETLERMEGDGD; encoded by the coding sequence GTGCTGGCGGACAGAAAGGAAAAGGCCCTCAAGAAGCTGAGAAAGGACCTCCGCTCCGGGCTCTACTCGTACCTGGTGCTCCTACTCCTGGAGAGGGAAGAAGAACTCCACGGCTACGCAATACGAAAAAGACTAGAAGAGCTCAGCGACGGCAGAATCGTGCCGAGTGAGGGGGCACTCTACGACATCCTCAAGAGCCTGAAGAAGAGCGGCCTGGTGGGAGACACCTGGGCGGAGGTCGGGGGGAGGCCGAGGAAGTACTACTCCCTGACGAAGCTGGGCAGGGAGGTCCTGAGCGAGCTGAGGACAGAGATAGGGGCGATAACAGAGACTCTGGAGAGGATGGAGGGTGATGGGGACTGA
- a CDS encoding YhfC family intramembrane metalloprotease, protein MYLLPFPILGGLLAWATIYFLGFEKQRWGEFALGLAAFFIAMIIQNPVQQLPLLGIGIKSNADVIARGTAFTIGVSIWLGLIAGIVQEGAKYLLVKGKSLNTGLFMGLGFGITEVFVIAGAALAGALAMGGPLDVPTSAALLSMVERYFVVLFHVGTGIYLAYAYREGFGKSGLLAVIGIHTVMDSMAAYYQLTKSEPVMYAVEFITALVALGLLYYTIPKAKVELPKEEEALW, encoded by the coding sequence ATGTATCTCCTTCCGTTCCCCATACTCGGCGGGCTGCTGGCGTGGGCAACGATTTATTTCCTGGGCTTCGAAAAGCAGAGGTGGGGGGAGTTCGCCCTCGGTTTAGCAGCGTTTTTCATAGCGATGATTATCCAGAACCCCGTCCAGCAGCTCCCGCTCCTCGGAATTGGGATAAAGTCCAACGCCGACGTTATAGCGAGGGGAACCGCGTTCACCATAGGTGTTTCGATATGGCTCGGTCTCATTGCTGGAATAGTCCAGGAGGGGGCAAAGTACCTCCTGGTGAAAGGAAAGAGCCTGAACACTGGCCTGTTCATGGGGCTGGGCTTCGGAATAACGGAGGTCTTCGTTATAGCCGGGGCCGCTCTGGCGGGGGCCCTGGCCATGGGGGGACCCCTCGACGTCCCCACGAGCGCGGCGCTGCTCTCGATGGTGGAGCGCTACTTCGTCGTCCTCTTCCACGTCGGAACAGGGATATACCTCGCGTATGCCTACCGGGAAGGATTCGGAAAGAGCGGCCTTCTAGCGGTGATAGGCATCCACACAGTTATGGACTCAATGGCGGCCTATTACCAGCTCACGAAAAGCGAGCCGGTCATGTACGCGGTAGAATTTATAACCGCCCTCGTCGCACTGGGACTGCTGTACTACACGATTCCAAAGGCAAAGGTCGAGCTACCGAAGGAAGAGGAAGCCCTGTGGTGA
- a CDS encoding heavy metal-binding domain-containing protein translates to MDDIIITTTESLPGYRVVEVKGLARGGIVRATHVGRDIMAFFKNLKGGEVQEYTQMLAEAREEALRRMKLHAEDMGANAVVGVRFMTSAVASGMAEIYAYGTAVVVERIEEE, encoded by the coding sequence ATGGACGACATCATCATAACGACCACTGAAAGCCTGCCCGGGTACAGGGTGGTCGAGGTGAAGGGCCTCGCGAGGGGCGGCATAGTCAGGGCCACCCACGTCGGCAGGGACATAATGGCCTTCTTCAAGAACCTTAAGGGCGGCGAGGTTCAGGAGTACACGCAGATGCTTGCGGAGGCCAGGGAGGAGGCTCTGAGGAGGATGAAGCTCCACGCCGAGGACATGGGCGCCAATGCGGTCGTGGGTGTTCGCTTCATGACCTCAGCGGTGGCATCGGGCATGGCGGAGATATACGCATACGGCACGGCGGTGGTCGTTGAGAGGATCGAGGAGGAGTGA
- the dph2 gene encoding diphthamide biosynthesis enzyme Dph2, with amino-acid sequence MHEVSSGEILKILRELGAERVLIQTPEGLKGEAQALADFLEENGVEAIISGDINYGACDPADREAKLLGCDALIHLGHSYMRLHLEVPTIFVPAFAAVDVVPSLERNLGEIRRLGRRIALVTTAQHIHQLDRARKFLEKNGFDVLVGHGDSRVSWPGQVLGCNFAAAKVDAEGVLFIGAGYFHPIGVALATRKPTLAVNPYSGDAIWMDNEAERLIRRRWAQIAKAMDAERFGVITSTKKGQLRLAEAKRVVRLLREHGKYARLIAMNHISYPALEGFDFDAYVIVACPRVPIDDYENWRRPVLTPPEVEILLGLREDYEFDEILGAERKADEPFGLSVK; translated from the coding sequence ATGCATGAAGTTTCGAGTGGCGAGATACTGAAAATCCTACGAGAGCTCGGCGCGGAGAGAGTGCTCATTCAGACTCCTGAGGGGCTAAAAGGGGAGGCTCAAGCTCTCGCGGATTTCCTTGAGGAGAACGGAGTCGAGGCGATAATAAGCGGGGATATAAACTACGGTGCCTGCGACCCAGCCGATAGGGAAGCAAAGCTACTCGGCTGTGACGCGCTGATACACCTTGGCCACAGCTACATGCGCCTCCACTTGGAGGTTCCAACGATATTCGTTCCGGCCTTTGCGGCCGTTGATGTGGTTCCTTCACTCGAGAGGAACCTGGGTGAGATAAGGCGGCTTGGGAGAAGGATCGCCCTCGTCACAACCGCCCAGCACATCCACCAGCTTGACCGGGCGAGGAAGTTTCTGGAGAAAAACGGCTTCGATGTCCTTGTGGGTCATGGGGACTCCCGCGTCAGCTGGCCGGGCCAGGTTCTCGGTTGCAACTTTGCCGCGGCGAAGGTGGATGCTGAGGGGGTTCTATTCATAGGTGCCGGCTACTTCCACCCCATCGGCGTTGCTCTGGCAACTCGGAAGCCAACCCTCGCGGTCAACCCCTACTCCGGCGATGCCATCTGGATGGATAACGAGGCTGAGAGACTCATCAGGAGGCGCTGGGCACAGATAGCAAAGGCCATGGATGCGGAGCGTTTCGGGGTGATAACGAGCACCAAGAAAGGCCAGCTTCGCCTGGCGGAGGCGAAGCGCGTGGTTAGGCTCCTCCGCGAGCACGGGAAATACGCAAGGCTCATAGCCATGAACCACATCAGTTATCCCGCCCTCGAGGGTTTCGACTTCGATGCGTACGTCATCGTCGCCTGCCCGCGCGTTCCGATAGACGACTACGAGAACTGGAGGAGGCCTGTGCTGACGCCGCCGGAGGTCGAGATACTCCTGGGCCTGCGCGAGGATTACGAATTCGACGAAATACTCGGGGCTGAAAGGAAAGCTGATGAACCGTTTGGATTGAGTGTGAAGTGA
- a CDS encoding NitrOD5 domain-containing protein, with the protein MAKLRVGPALVSATTKEILQKLGKPFEATITAYLNSKYGRGIEIIEDNPRTFYNALKELFGEFAARVFIYDLVKELNLPIESKDIEEMIKALEEYLGEQTWPRK; encoded by the coding sequence TTGGCTAAGCTACGTGTTGGGCCAGCTTTGGTTAGCGCCACGACCAAGGAAATCCTACAGAAACTCGGAAAGCCTTTTGAGGCCACGATAACCGCTTACCTAAATTCAAAATACGGCCGGGGGATTGAAATAATCGAAGATAACCCCCGCACATTTTACAATGCCCTCAAAGAGCTGTTTGGGGAGTTTGCAGCCAGGGTTTTCATATACGACCTCGTGAAGGAACTCAACCTCCCAATTGAATCAAAGGATATTGAAGAGATGATAAAAGCTCTGGAGGAGTACCTCGGTGAACAAACATGGCCGAGGAAATAA